The DNA sequence tgataaaaaagttaaatccTTATGGGAGCAAATATGCGACGGTAAGTTTAGATTCTAGTattatttacgtcatattGAGCAAAATCTTTCTAAAAGAATACGCGGCAAAGAAGGCCGATTATGACGACAATGACATCGACGATACGTCATCAATAGCTACTGACGTCACACAGTACTCGGCAAGCCGTCACACCCCGATAGTTTACGGGAAAATGGTCCATAAGCCCCAGATAGGTTTGTGATTAATAAGTAATGTTTCAATtcataataacaataaatatttacagacgCGAGTATCACATGCGACTTTGACCCAGCTGTTGGTCACCCCGCAGCTGTGGGGTTAACAATGATCAATAAACCCCCAACCCCACCCACACCACCCCCCGTTCCACCACCCGACCcaaaaacttgtaaatattttactgttGAATATTGAAGTTATTTGATGAAAATTGTTACGACTCGTTAAGCGATCATCACtctcttttttcacaagtgggcgctcatttttttattattatttttaaaaaatacacaaagaaacagtttaaattggtaataagtgtaaaacaaattacttatatataaaacactagtaagaacatcttTCCCAAATTAGGTAGTTATATACGCCCTTTCGATCTGTTTATTATCGTCGGctctgtggtgtaacggttagcGTGCCGTCGTTTAATCTCTTTGTTTCGTTCTTACCGGGTTCTAGTCCCGCACAGTgcaatacgttttttttaaattttttttttgtgtgattaGCACTTttaggttaggggttaggagttataaaatattgaaatactataccaatacacgttttatatgtcacaaaaacgacgtttttataaaagtccctagaaaataataataaaaatataagcgcccacttgtgaaaaaagagaGTGATGATCTGTTAATGAGTCGTATGTGATAAATATTCCATATGTTCACACTCCAACCACCAGGTACCCCGCAAGAATATTTAGAATCGCATATTTTTCCGACCCTGGTACCCGCTATGACAGCGATGCTTAATCAGGCTAAAGTTGAAAAGTGTTTCGAGGTAACTTTCtatacattgtgatgtcataacttacattgtgatgtcataacttacATTGTAATGTCATAacttatattgtttaattacagAGGAAACGGACGCGGTTCAACGCTTgtgattttttaacagaatatCTATACCAGTAAGTagtctgtgatgtcataatggtggtgtgtgatgtcataatgtcagtggtatgtgatgtcataatgaagtggtgtgatgtcataatgtaacCTTCAACTTTAGGAAGAATCCAAATAAGGCGGACAGAAGCGAAACTTTGTGGGAAATTCCCTTCGTAGAGAAATGGAACAATGCACAGTAGGTTGAAATACATTGAAGTTGCAACGtgtaaccatcttaccccacattaaaccatcttaccccgcattaaaccatcttaccccacattaaaccatcttaccccacattaaaccatcttaccccgcattaaaccatcttaccccgcattaaaccatcttaccccgcattaaaccatcttaccccacattaaaccatcttaccccacattaaaccatcttaccccacattatgacatcacatcaaccatcttaccccgcatttaaccatcttaccccgcattaaaccatcttaccccgcatttaaccatcttaccccgcatttaaccatcttaccccgcatttaaccatcttaccccacattaaaccatcttaccccgcattaaaccatcttaccccgcatttaaccatcttaccccgcatttaaccatcttaccccacattaaaccatcttaccccacagcccACGTGAACCGCTACCATTATCACTACAATGGACAGAAGAAGAAGCTGCAATCAAAATTCAATCTTTCTTCAGGGGGTATTTGGTGGGTAttgtatatgatgtctatgtttaataaGATGTTGCtgatatatgatatctatatTGACCAGGTACGCATAGATCCCGAGGTTAGCGAGTTACGAGCATGGCAACGAAGCTGGAAAGATGAGAATCGGGGAATTCGTCACAAGGTGGAGCAGTTTTGGGAAACACAAGAAACCGGAGGCAATATATAGTTTCTATGTTTCGGACGTACAGTCCGTGTCTGGTGGTGTAACAGGGATTGGCGACGTGCCTCTATTCAGATGTTTTCGTTTTAAGGTTCCACCGTTGGGGGCGTATGTGCCTTTGGGCAAGATCTtgtacagaaaacaatcacccacaccacgaggtgtatgaaacataacatctgtgttatgactactgttgtttccccgccatgcgaagataaacaagtaacattcataataattgttcaatattttgattgacaggtgaaaGATCGGGAAGCCAGGGCAGTAAACGAGCGAAAAGTCGCTGAAGTTTCAAactttatttctattaaaatacaattgacgtttgttacaaaacacatttattatgacgtcacaaagcagttgaacatagaaacatcatCTTGTTTTGTTTCGTAATTCTCGCAT is a window from the Ciona intestinalis unplaced genomic scaffold, KH HT001262.1, whole genome shotgun sequence genome containing:
- the LOC100180258 gene encoding IQ domain-containing protein K-like isoform X1, encoding MFRQLNSPKVFGDKKVKSLWEQICDEYAAKKADYDDNDIDDTSSIATDVTQYSASRHTPIVYGKMVHKPQIDASITCDFDPAVGHPAAVGLTMINKPPTPPTPPPVPPPDPKTCTPQEYLESHIFPTLVPAMTAMLNQAKVEKCFERKRTRFNACDFLTEYLYQKNPNKADRSETLWEIPFVEKWNNAHPREPLPLSLQWTEEEAAIKIQSFFRGYLVRIDPEVSELRAWQRSWKDENRGIRHKVEQFWETQETGGERSGSQGSKRAKSR
- the LOC100180258 gene encoding IQ domain-containing protein K-like isoform X2, with the protein product MFRQLNSPKVFGDKKVKSLWEQICDEYAAKKADYDDNDIDDTSSIATDVTQYSASRHTPIVYGKMVHKPQIGTPQEYLESHIFPTLVPAMTAMLNQAKVEKCFERKRTRFNACDFLTEYLYQKNPNKADRSETLWEIPFVEKWNNAHPREPLPLSLQWTEEEAAIKIQSFFRGYLVRIDPEVSELRAWQRSWKDENRGIRHKVEQFWETQETGGERSGSQGSKRAKSR